In Asanoa sp. WMMD1127, one genomic interval encodes:
- a CDS encoding tripartite tricarboxylate transporter substrate-binding protein: MSTTGSHRVAARMIAVAGAVSLLVACSDNGGGGSGTGGDAAGYPQQNITFVVPFSAGGPTDTVTRMIADPMAKKLGGKIVVQNVEGAGGTVGAGEVARAEPDGYTVLMHHIGMSTAPALYADLGYKPLEDFEMVGLVTEVPMTVVARKDFEPATLQDLVTYVKANSGKVTLANAGIGAASHLCGLLFQSAAGVKLQEVPYEGTGPALTDLVGGQVDFMCDQTTNTSGQISAGKVKAYAVTTPERVKSLPDLPTTAESGMPQLQVSVWHGLYVPKGTPPEIVTKLTDALKAALADQGVIDQMAKLGTAPVPAEDATPDAHRAKLDEQIQTWGKIIADAGVKAS; the protein is encoded by the coding sequence ATGAGTACGACCGGCAGCCACCGGGTTGCCGCACGGATGATCGCCGTGGCCGGCGCCGTCTCGCTGCTCGTCGCCTGCTCCGACAACGGCGGCGGCGGCAGTGGCACCGGCGGCGACGCCGCGGGCTACCCGCAGCAGAACATCACGTTCGTCGTGCCGTTCAGCGCCGGCGGACCGACCGACACCGTCACCCGCATGATCGCCGACCCGATGGCCAAGAAGCTCGGCGGCAAGATAGTCGTGCAGAACGTCGAGGGCGCGGGCGGCACCGTCGGCGCCGGCGAGGTCGCCCGGGCCGAGCCCGACGGCTACACCGTGCTGATGCACCACATCGGCATGTCGACCGCGCCGGCGCTCTACGCGGACCTGGGCTACAAGCCGCTCGAGGACTTCGAGATGGTCGGGCTCGTCACCGAGGTGCCGATGACGGTGGTGGCCCGCAAGGACTTCGAGCCGGCCACGTTGCAGGACCTGGTCACCTATGTGAAGGCCAACTCGGGCAAGGTGACGCTGGCCAACGCCGGCATCGGGGCGGCGTCGCACCTGTGCGGCCTGCTGTTCCAGTCGGCGGCGGGCGTCAAGCTGCAGGAGGTGCCCTACGAGGGGACCGGGCCGGCGCTGACCGACCTCGTCGGCGGCCAGGTCGACTTCATGTGCGACCAGACGACCAACACCAGCGGTCAGATCTCCGCGGGCAAGGTCAAGGCGTACGCCGTGACCACGCCCGAGCGGGTGAAGAGCCTGCCCGACCTGCCGACCACGGCCGAGTCCGGCATGCCGCAGCTGCAGGTGAGCGTCTGGCACGGGCTCTACGTGCCGAAGGGGACGCCGCCGGAGATCGTCACCAAGCTGACCGACGCGCTCAAGGCCGCGCTGGCCGACCAGGGCGTGATCGACCAGATGGCCAAGCTCGGCACCGCCCCGGTCCCGGCGGAGGACGCGACGCCGGACGCCCACCGGGCCAAGCTCGACGAGCAGATCCAGACCTGGGGCAAGATCATTGCCGACGCCGGGGTCAAGGCATCCTGA
- a CDS encoding tripartite tricarboxylate transporter TctB family protein: protein MERQRSFPDVLAGGLFVLIGAAFVVGSLGYSLGTPLRMGPGYFPLLMGAILAALGLAVVVKGLIAGEVIEFGAVPWRAVVAIVLAIVFFGFTVRRLGFVPTSLVTAFLTTMASTRVRLLTALAVAAGLTLASTLIFVVGLQLRIPLWGPWLGL from the coding sequence GTGGAGCGCCAACGGTCCTTTCCGGACGTCCTCGCGGGAGGACTCTTCGTCCTGATCGGGGCCGCCTTCGTGGTGGGGTCGCTCGGCTACTCGCTGGGCACCCCACTGCGGATGGGCCCGGGCTACTTCCCGCTGCTGATGGGCGCCATCCTGGCCGCGTTGGGCCTGGCGGTGGTCGTCAAGGGCCTGATCGCCGGCGAGGTGATCGAGTTCGGGGCGGTCCCGTGGCGGGCGGTCGTCGCCATCGTGCTCGCGATCGTGTTCTTCGGGTTCACGGTGCGCCGCCTGGGTTTCGTACCCACGTCGCTCGTGACCGCGTTCCTCACCACCATGGCCAGCACCCGGGTGCGGCTGCTGACGGCGCTGGCCGTTGCCGCCGGGCTGACCCTGGCCAGCACGCTCATCTTCGTCGTCGGCCTGCAACTGCGGATCCCGTTGTGGGGCCCGTGGCTCGGCCTGTGA
- a CDS encoding tripartite tricarboxylate transporter permease produces MELLDNLALGFSTAFLVQNVLYCFVGVLLGTAVGVLPGIGPTATVAMLLPITFNFEPVTALIMLAGIYYGAQYGGSTTAILINLPGESSAAVTALDGHEMARQGRAGPALAAAAIGSFVAGTVATVALAVAAPPLADVALRFGPAEYFSLVLLGLIVSIALARGSALKALAMIALGVLFGTVGQDIYTGTPRFVFEQRELYGGIDFVSVAVGLFGVAEILRNLENEDSRAAMVSKVKNLWPTREDRRRIVGPILRGTGLGSALGVLPGGGHVLASFTSYAVEKRISKRREEFGRGAIEGVAGPESANNAAAQTSFIPLLTLGLPAHPVMALMVGAFIVHGITPGPNVITDEPALFWGLIASMWIGNVLLVLLNLPLIGMWVRMLRIPYGVLFPMIILFAAIGTYSLSFNAFDVYAIVFFGLLGYILIKCGCEPAPLLLGFVLGPLLEENLRRALIISRGDATVFFTRPISAALLAVAVAALVISVLPAISRRREKVFVEEEG; encoded by the coding sequence ATGGAACTTCTCGACAACCTCGCGCTGGGCTTCTCGACCGCGTTCCTGGTCCAGAACGTCCTGTACTGCTTCGTCGGCGTGCTGCTCGGCACCGCCGTCGGCGTGCTGCCCGGCATCGGGCCCACGGCGACGGTGGCGATGCTGCTGCCGATCACGTTCAACTTCGAGCCGGTGACGGCGCTGATCATGCTGGCGGGCATCTACTACGGCGCCCAGTACGGCGGCTCGACGACGGCCATCCTGATCAACCTGCCGGGCGAGTCGTCGGCGGCGGTGACGGCCCTGGACGGGCACGAGATGGCCCGGCAGGGGCGGGCCGGCCCGGCGCTGGCGGCGGCCGCGATCGGGTCGTTCGTCGCGGGCACGGTGGCGACGGTCGCGTTGGCGGTGGCGGCGCCGCCGTTGGCCGACGTCGCCCTGCGCTTCGGCCCGGCCGAGTACTTCTCCCTGGTGCTGCTCGGCCTGATCGTCTCGATCGCGCTGGCCCGGGGCTCCGCGCTGAAGGCGCTGGCGATGATCGCCCTGGGCGTGCTGTTCGGGACGGTGGGACAGGACATCTACACGGGTACGCCGCGGTTCGTCTTCGAGCAGCGGGAGCTCTACGGCGGGATCGACTTCGTGTCGGTCGCGGTCGGCCTGTTCGGCGTGGCGGAGATCCTGCGCAACCTCGAAAACGAGGACTCGCGGGCGGCCATGGTCAGCAAGGTCAAGAACCTCTGGCCGACGCGGGAGGACCGGCGGCGGATCGTGGGGCCGATCCTGCGGGGGACCGGCCTGGGTTCGGCGTTGGGCGTGCTGCCCGGCGGTGGCCACGTGCTGGCGTCGTTCACCTCCTACGCGGTCGAGAAGCGGATCTCGAAACGGCGCGAGGAGTTCGGCCGGGGCGCCATCGAGGGGGTCGCGGGCCCGGAGTCGGCCAACAACGCGGCCGCGCAGACGTCGTTCATCCCGCTGCTGACGCTCGGACTGCCGGCCCACCCGGTGATGGCGCTGATGGTGGGCGCCTTCATCGTGCACGGCATCACGCCGGGCCCCAACGTCATCACGGACGAGCCGGCCCTGTTCTGGGGCCTGATCGCCTCGATGTGGATCGGCAACGTGCTGCTGGTGCTGCTCAACCTGCCGTTGATCGGCATGTGGGTACGCATGCTCCGCATCCCGTACGGCGTCCTGTTCCCGATGATCATCCTGTTCGCCGCCATCGGCACGTACTCGTTGAGCTTTAACGCGTTCGACGTCTACGCGATCGTGTTCTTCGGACTGCTGGGCTACATCCTGATCAAATGCGGCTGCGAGCCGGCGCCGCTGCTGCTGGGGTTCGTGCTGGGGCCGCTGCTGGAGGAGAACCTGCGGCGCGCCCTGATCATCTCCCGCGGCGACGCGACGGTGTTCTTCACCCGCCCGATCTCGGCGGCGCTGCTCGCGGTGGCGGTGGCGGCTCTGGTGATCTCGGTCCTGCCCGCGATCAGCAGGCGCCGCGAGAAGGTCTTCGTCGAGGAGGAGGGTTGA
- a CDS encoding TetR family transcriptional regulator — protein METATAEAQTLRERKKAATADALHRAAMELAIDRGLTEVTVEAIVEAAEVSRRTFSNYFANKEDALLHGERERLDRMVRALRARPGTESAWQAIRASTRALFDAEGEPDPEWVVQSRLIRRHPSLIGQQLARHTAFEADIAEELTHRAVSLLRARLMAAAFTACLRVGTDIWLERRGEGSSLSDEIDEMLATMGDRFD, from the coding sequence GTGGAGACGGCGACGGCGGAGGCCCAGACCCTTCGCGAGCGCAAGAAGGCGGCGACCGCCGACGCTCTCCATCGCGCGGCGATGGAGCTGGCGATCGACCGCGGTCTCACCGAGGTGACGGTCGAGGCCATCGTCGAGGCGGCGGAGGTCAGCCGGCGGACGTTCTCGAACTACTTCGCCAACAAGGAGGACGCCCTCCTCCACGGCGAACGCGAACGCCTCGACCGGATGGTCCGCGCCCTGCGCGCACGACCCGGGACCGAGTCGGCCTGGCAGGCGATCCGCGCCAGCACCCGCGCCCTCTTCGACGCCGAGGGCGAGCCCGACCCGGAGTGGGTGGTCCAGAGCCGCCTGATCCGCCGCCACCCGTCGCTGATCGGCCAGCAGCTGGCCCGCCACACCGCCTTCGAGGCGGACATCGCCGAGGAACTGACCCACCGCGCGGTCAGCCTCCTCCGCGCCCGTCTGATGGCGGCGGCCTTCACGGCCTGCCTGCGCGTGGGCACGGACATCTGGCTCGAACGCCGCGGCGAAGGCTCGTCCCTGAGCGACGAGATCGACGAAATGCTCGCCACGATGGGCGACCGCTTCGACTGA
- a CDS encoding universal stress protein produces MGTSVARHPDEEHYGPAVRPMKFERGTDGPRVVMVGVDGTETSLRAAASAFGVARRQGCGLTMVFVAAPGLLASLAPQVGYAQQEAFDEVAAELKREAHRAAEEYGVPVTLVTRRGDAFSELAAVADSIKADFVFVGASAQAGHKFVGSIATRLVRLGHWPVVVVP; encoded by the coding sequence ATGGGCACCTCGGTGGCGCGGCATCCGGACGAGGAGCACTACGGTCCGGCCGTACGCCCGATGAAGTTCGAACGCGGCACGGACGGTCCGCGAGTCGTCATGGTGGGCGTCGACGGCACCGAGACCTCGCTGCGCGCGGCGGCGTCGGCGTTCGGCGTCGCGCGGCGCCAGGGCTGCGGCCTGACCATGGTCTTCGTGGCGGCGCCCGGGCTGCTGGCCTCGCTGGCGCCGCAGGTCGGCTACGCCCAGCAGGAGGCCTTCGACGAGGTCGCCGCCGAGCTCAAGCGCGAGGCACACCGGGCGGCGGAGGAGTACGGCGTCCCCGTCACCCTCGTCACCCGCCGCGGCGACGCCTTCTCGGAACTGGCCGCGGTCGCCGACTCGATCAAGGCCGACTTCGTCTTCGTCGGCGCCTCGGCCCAGGCCGGCCACAAGTTCGTCGGCTCGATCGCCACCCGCCTGGTCCGCCTCGGCCACTGGCCCGTCGTCGTCGTTCCCTAG
- a CDS encoding helix-turn-helix domain-containing protein produces MAVSEIRTPDVYRADCPSRAVLEHVTSRWGVLVLGVLLDRPHRFSELRREIGGVSEKMLAQTLQTLERDGFVHRDAKPVIPPRVDYSLTPMGREVAERISSLARWVEARLDDVFEARGAYDQARAG; encoded by the coding sequence GTGGCCGTAAGTGAGATCCGCACGCCCGACGTCTACCGGGCCGACTGCCCCTCGCGGGCGGTGCTGGAACACGTCACGAGCCGCTGGGGCGTGCTCGTGCTGGGGGTGCTGCTCGACCGGCCGCACCGGTTCAGCGAGCTGCGCCGCGAGATCGGCGGGGTGAGCGAGAAGATGCTGGCCCAGACGCTGCAGACCCTGGAACGCGACGGCTTCGTCCACCGCGACGCGAAACCGGTCATCCCGCCACGCGTCGACTACTCCCTGACGCCGATGGGCCGCGAGGTCGCCGAGCGGATCTCGTCGCTGGCGCGCTGGGTCGAGGCCCGCCTCGACGACGTGTTCGAGGCGCGGGGTGCGTACGACCAGGCCCGCGCCGGATAG
- a CDS encoding SDR family oxidoreductase — MSIVVTGATGQLGRLVIGDLQTRGVPAAEITAVVRSAEKGADLAAQGVRLHVADYDQPETLDGAFAAADRVLLISASDAGRRVPQHKAVIDAAAAAGVAQLAYTGVFGGPDAWFALAADHHGTEDLITGSGLPYTFLRNNWYAEMYTGDLAGIIARGTVANAVTAEGRIATAPRKDFAAAAAAVLTEEGHLNRAYELGGDTAWSFGEYAAEVSRQSGRPVTHTTVAPAELKAILVGAGLPDGFADILVEVDDAISKGALAATPGDLSRLIGRPTTPIADTIAEELAKLG, encoded by the coding sequence ATGAGCATCGTCGTCACCGGCGCCACCGGCCAGCTCGGCCGGCTCGTCATCGGAGACCTCCAGACCCGCGGCGTGCCGGCCGCGGAGATCACCGCGGTCGTGCGCAGCGCGGAGAAGGGCGCCGACCTGGCGGCCCAGGGGGTACGCCTGCACGTCGCCGACTACGACCAGCCGGAAACCCTCGACGGGGCGTTCGCCGCCGCTGACCGGGTGCTGCTGATCTCGGCCAGCGACGCCGGCCGGCGCGTCCCGCAGCACAAGGCCGTGATCGACGCGGCCGCGGCCGCCGGGGTGGCCCAGCTCGCCTACACCGGCGTGTTCGGCGGCCCGGACGCCTGGTTCGCCCTCGCCGCCGACCACCACGGCACCGAGGACCTGATCACCGGGTCCGGCCTGCCCTACACGTTCCTGCGCAACAACTGGTACGCGGAGATGTACACCGGCGACCTCGCCGGCATCATCGCCCGCGGCACGGTGGCCAACGCCGTCACCGCCGAGGGTCGCATCGCCACCGCGCCGCGCAAGGACTTCGCCGCCGCCGCGGCCGCCGTGCTCACCGAGGAGGGTCACCTCAACCGGGCGTACGAGCTCGGGGGCGACACGGCCTGGTCGTTCGGCGAGTACGCGGCCGAGGTGAGCCGCCAGAGCGGTAGGCCGGTCACCCACACCACCGTCGCCCCCGCCGAGCTGAAGGCGATCCTCGTCGGCGCCGGCCTGCCGGACGGGTTCGCCGACATCCTCGTCGAGGTCGACGACGCCATCAGCAAGGGGGCGCTGGCCGCCACCCCGGGCGACCTGAGCCGCCTGATCGGCCGCCCGACCACCCCGATCGCCGACACGATCGCCGAAGAGCTGGCGAAGCTGGGCTAA
- a CDS encoding alpha-mannosidase codes for MHDDRTVVEARLARLLTERLRPAVHRVVAGLDVTAWAVPGEPVPPAVALAEGEFAPFAVGDPWGPPWGTTWFRLTGTVPGDLPAGARVEVVVDLGWNATSPGFQAEGLVYRPDGSVHKGLHPRNDWVPVSGPAVDLFVEAAANPTVLTSFRPTALGDLATAGATPIYRLVRADVTVRDEELAALADDLEVLAGLRAELPEGEPRGHEILRALARAMDALDPGDLSGTAAAARATLAEVLGRPAHASAHRISAVGHAHIDTAWLWPQRETVRKVARTAANVADLLDSDPDLVYAMSSAQQFAWLEEHRPEVFARIAAHVRSGRFVPVGGMWVESDTNMPGSEAMARQFVHGKRWFLEKFGIETREAWLPDSFGYSAALPQIVALSGTRWFLTQKISWNQTNRFPHHTFWWEGIDGTRVFTHFPPADTYNGELTAAELAHAVRNFRDKGDATRSLLPFGHGDGGGGPTREMLARARRVADLEGSPRVAIEAPAAFFAAAEEEYGSRAPVWVGELYLELHRGTYTSQAATKQGNRRAEHLLREAELWCATATVRAGAAYPYDELDRLWKTVLLHQFHDILPGSSIAWVHREARTTYAAVASWLSSLISSALAQLGGGGHEVLFNASPFARDGVPALGAAPPAAVAGLVRTESRDGGGWFLDNGLLRVEVDERGLVVSVLDLLAGREVLAGPANLLQLHRDEPNQWDAWDVDPFYRDVVSAVDGVVELTLSDSTVRVSRAFGASTVLQEITLAAGARRVDFRVEVDWHEREKFLKVAFPLDVHTDRAEYETQYGHVTRPTHDNTSWDAARFEVCAHRWVRVAEPGYGVALVNDSTYGHDVRRVALPAGSTSSVVRLSLLRAPRFPDPETDQGRHTMSYALAPGAAVADAVRAGYEINLPSRVGRGPAVAPLVSVASSPPESVVIEAVKLADDRSGDVVVRLYESLGGRATATLAASFPVAGAVETDLLERETGGSDLTLRLRPFQIVTLRLRRG; via the coding sequence GTGCATGACGACCGGACCGTTGTCGAAGCTCGGCTCGCGCGGCTGCTGACGGAGCGGCTCCGGCCCGCGGTGCACCGCGTGGTCGCCGGCCTCGACGTCACCGCCTGGGCCGTCCCGGGCGAGCCCGTCCCGCCGGCCGTCGCGCTGGCCGAGGGTGAGTTCGCGCCGTTCGCCGTCGGTGACCCGTGGGGCCCGCCGTGGGGCACGACCTGGTTCCGGCTGACCGGCACGGTGCCCGGCGACCTGCCGGCCGGCGCCCGCGTCGAGGTGGTCGTCGACCTCGGCTGGAACGCCACCTCCCCCGGCTTCCAGGCCGAGGGTCTCGTCTACCGGCCCGACGGGTCGGTCCACAAGGGACTTCATCCGCGCAACGACTGGGTGCCGGTGTCGGGGCCGGCGGTGGACCTGTTCGTGGAGGCCGCCGCCAACCCGACGGTGCTGACCTCCTTCCGCCCCACGGCCTTGGGCGACCTGGCCACCGCCGGCGCCACGCCGATCTACCGGCTGGTCCGGGCCGACGTCACCGTGCGCGACGAGGAGCTGGCCGCGCTGGCCGACGACCTCGAGGTGCTCGCCGGGCTGCGGGCGGAGCTGCCGGAGGGCGAGCCGCGCGGCCACGAGATCCTGCGGGCGCTGGCGCGGGCGATGGACGCGCTCGACCCCGGCGACCTGTCCGGCACGGCCGCCGCCGCCCGGGCCACGCTGGCCGAGGTGCTCGGCCGGCCGGCGCACGCCAGCGCCCACCGGATCAGCGCCGTCGGGCATGCCCACATCGACACCGCCTGGCTCTGGCCGCAGCGGGAGACGGTGCGCAAGGTCGCGCGTACCGCCGCCAACGTCGCGGACCTGCTCGACAGCGATCCGGACCTCGTCTACGCGATGTCGTCCGCCCAGCAGTTCGCCTGGTTGGAGGAGCACCGGCCGGAGGTGTTCGCCCGGATCGCCGCGCACGTCCGCAGTGGACGGTTCGTGCCGGTGGGCGGGATGTGGGTCGAGTCCGACACCAACATGCCCGGCTCCGAGGCGATGGCGCGCCAGTTCGTACACGGGAAGCGGTGGTTCCTGGAGAAGTTCGGCATCGAGACGCGGGAGGCGTGGCTGCCCGACTCGTTCGGCTACTCGGCGGCGCTGCCGCAGATCGTCGCGCTGAGCGGGACGCGCTGGTTCCTCACCCAGAAGATCTCGTGGAACCAGACGAACCGGTTTCCGCACCACACGTTCTGGTGGGAGGGCATCGACGGCACGCGGGTGTTCACCCACTTCCCGCCGGCGGACACCTACAACGGCGAGCTGACCGCGGCGGAGCTGGCCCACGCGGTGCGCAACTTCCGCGACAAGGGCGACGCGACGCGGTCCCTGCTGCCGTTCGGGCACGGCGACGGTGGTGGCGGGCCGACGCGGGAGATGCTCGCTCGGGCGCGCCGGGTCGCCGACCTCGAGGGCTCGCCCCGGGTCGCGATCGAGGCGCCGGCCGCGTTCTTCGCCGCCGCCGAGGAGGAGTACGGGTCCCGGGCGCCGGTCTGGGTCGGCGAGCTCTACCTGGAGCTGCACCGCGGCACCTACACATCGCAGGCGGCGACCAAGCAGGGCAACCGGCGGGCCGAGCACCTGCTGCGGGAGGCGGAGCTGTGGTGCGCGACGGCGACCGTGCGGGCGGGGGCCGCGTACCCGTATGACGAGCTCGACCGGTTGTGGAAGACCGTGCTGCTGCACCAGTTCCACGACATCCTGCCCGGGTCGTCGATCGCCTGGGTGCACCGGGAGGCGCGCACGACGTACGCCGCCGTGGCCTCGTGGCTGTCGTCCTTGATCTCGTCCGCGCTCGCCCAGCTCGGTGGCGGCGGGCACGAGGTCCTCTTCAACGCGTCCCCGTTCGCGCGCGACGGCGTGCCCGCGCTGGGCGCCGCTCCCCCGGCGGCCGTCGCCGGCCTGGTGCGGACCGAGTCGCGCGACGGCGGCGGCTGGTTCCTCGACAACGGGCTGCTGCGGGTCGAGGTCGACGAGCGGGGCCTGGTCGTCTCGGTGCTCGACCTCCTCGCCGGGCGGGAGGTGCTGGCCGGGCCGGCCAACCTGCTGCAGCTCCACCGCGACGAGCCCAACCAGTGGGACGCCTGGGACGTGGACCCCTTCTACCGCGACGTGGTGTCCGCTGTGGACGGTGTGGTCGAGCTGACGCTGTCGGACTCGACGGTGCGGGTCTCGCGGGCGTTCGGGGCCTCGACGGTGCTGCAGGAGATCACCCTGGCGGCCGGCGCGCGCCGGGTCGACTTCCGGGTCGAGGTCGACTGGCACGAGCGGGAGAAGTTCCTCAAGGTCGCGTTCCCGCTGGACGTGCACACCGACCGGGCGGAGTACGAGACGCAGTACGGGCACGTCACCCGGCCCACCCACGACAACACCTCGTGGGACGCGGCCCGGTTCGAGGTGTGCGCGCACCGGTGGGTCCGGGTCGCCGAGCCGGGGTACGGGGTCGCGCTCGTCAACGACTCGACCTACGGGCACGACGTGCGGCGGGTGGCGCTTCCCGCCGGCTCGACGTCGAGCGTGGTGCGGCTGTCGTTGCTGCGCGCGCCCCGCTTCCCCGACCCGGAGACCGATCAGGGGCGGCACACGATGTCGTACGCGCTGGCGCCCGGCGCCGCGGTCGCCGACGCCGTGCGGGCCGGCTACGAGATCAACCTGCCGTCGCGGGTCGGGCGTGGCCCGGCCGTGGCGCCGTTGGTCTCGGTTGCCTCGTCGCCACCCGAGTCGGTGGTGATCGAGGCGGTGAAGCTGGCCGACGACCGCAGCGGCGACGTGGTGGTCCGGCTCTACGAGTCGCTCGGCGGCCGGGCCACCGCGACGCTGGCGGCGTCCTTCCCCGTGGCCGGCGCGGTCGAGACGGACCTGCTGGAACGGGAGACGGGCGGATCCGATCTGACGCTGCGGCTGCGGCCGTTCCAGATCGTCACGTTGCGGCTCCGCCGGGGTTAG